In the Brassica napus cultivar Da-Ae chromosome A7, Da-Ae, whole genome shotgun sequence genome, one interval contains:
- the LOC125576464 gene encoding uncharacterized protein LOC125576464 produces MPINNNIIQKLVEAVDNLSGRVETMDVSVAERVIKTLEASVQAQVEARMALFETEMKNKMAILEEDMNVLKGKDEEKVTSNAGNSKAHEDDDACSNTMSWMVQTKKGSVDGLPIQRVVKKEKKINKTMPGKKVKIEKPFSIPQLNDESISTEGWENHLKWQKSVKCRVALEALASSLEEPTRKRKTKLTKTQVFPYVGNSTVKRIVSGKTVSKESYDPLDKVAPEKLKKVLDFIKSDLEDAESGYGDRSARFYLTLVLPREAWPTKNYGWLHDSHMAAAMHMFHRRSMQSQSPFCSPRIAFLDRWFVNSWVNDYKKFGETNELPEYFSMAFTGEYPAEFVTGKKWLADVDSLFLCHHVNGDHWVALHIDLQKELIHVYDSIRTWVPDKKMQEECMPFTKMLPALLNKMVDPKLRTKPHKNFTYRRYKKIPQNDDP; encoded by the exons ATGCccatcaacaacaacatcatACAAAAGTTAGTTGAGGCTGTTGACAACTTGTCTGGAAGAGTAGAAACCATGGATGTTAGTGTAGCTGAAAGGGTTATTAAGACATTGGAAGCTTCTGTACAAGCTCAGGTGGAAGCTAGAATGGCTTTATTTGAGACTGAGATGAAGAACAAGATGGCCATATTAGAGGAAGACATGAATGTTCTTAAAGGGAAGGATGAagaaaaagttacatccaatgCCGGCAACTCCAAAGCACATGAAGACGACGACGCTTGTAGCAACACGATG TCCTGGATGGTTCAGACAAAAAAAGGTTCAGTTGATGGTTTACCAATACAACGTGTCGtaaaaaaggagaagaagattaaCAAGACGATGCCAGGGAAAAAAGTGAAGATAGAGAAACCCTTTTCTATCCCACAGCTAAATGACGAATCCATTTCTACAGAGGGTTGGGAAAATCATCTAAAATGGCAGAAAAGTGTAAAGTGTAGAGTGGCGTTGGAAGCACTAGCTTCAAGTTTGGAGGAGCCTACACGCAAAAGAAAAACCAAGCTGACAAAGACTCAAGTTTTTCCATACGTAGGGAATTCAACAGTGAAGCGTATCGTATCTGGTAAAACTGTCTCCAAGGAATCTTATGACCCATTAGATAAGGTGGCTCCAGAGAAATTGAAGAAAGTATTGGACTTCATTAAGTCTGATTT gGAAGATGCTGAGTCTGGTTATGGAGATAGAAGTGCAAGATTTTATTTGACCTTGGTGCTACCAAGAGAAGCTTGGCCAACAAAGAATTATGGCTGGTTGCATGACTCT CACATGGCTGCAGCAATGCATATGTTTCACAGACGCTCCATGCAATCCCAGTCTCCATTTTGTTCTCCTCGAATTGCATTCCTTGACCGCTGGTTTGTGAACTCATGGGTTAATGACTACAAAAAGTTTGGTGAGACAAATGAGTTGCCAGAATATTTTAGCATGGCTTTTACTGGAGAATACCCAGCTGAATTTGTCACGGGTAAGAAGTGGCTTGCAGATGTTGACTCTCTCTTCCTCTGCCACCATGTCAACGGCGACCACTGGGTTGCTCTTCACATCGATCTGCAGAAGGAGCTAATACATGTGTATGATAGCATTCGAACTTGGGTGCCTGATAAGAAGATGCAAGAGGAGTGCATGCCGTTTACGAAAATGCTTCCTGCATTGCTTAACAAGATGGTCGATCCTAAGTTGAGAACAAAGCCT
- the LOC125576116 gene encoding uncharacterized protein LOC125576116, with the protein MASSSGTKKYPPRLYEIGKTPIQSRSMNHSCFLSNLQVMKESVGEDVWLELRESAVGVIIKLKELEYTWSAKHVHYFLVNQLAIQYSHEVWSLIEDQPLRFSLHEFEDITGLNCDPFDTQEQWDVAHEDFWPFFRSSENWPREKRVMVGLLCLLSIGIFGISSNSRIPLHLAKRVMDPAAFQRHPWGRVAFTSLVDSIKVVTYEEKKSYTLHGCVHALLIWIYESVPGLGEIYGHRIEEAEVPLLSWHGSRQRINFPNFCAQEKKKYQKIRVRHMIVKAMEDRYPKWGEDKPPDDLDNMIVDILNDQLNDKFWDVVPLTKCQKRKTQVSAPSVPERVDTSPSTKRRKEKETAPEMVCITCY; encoded by the exons atgGCCTCATCTTCGGGTACCAAAAAGTATCCTCCGCGGCTTTACGAGATTGGTAAAACGCCTATTCAATCTCGGAGCATGAACCACAGTTGTTTTCTGTCCAACCTTCAAGTAATGAAAGAGTCTGTCGGTGAAGACGTTTGGCTTGAGTTAAGAGAATCAGCTGTAGGCGTGATTATCAAgctgaaggagttggagtacacTTGGTCTGCAAAACATGTTCATTATTTTCTGGTGAATCAATTGGCGATTCAGTACAGTCATGAAGTTTGGTCTTTGATAGAAGACCAGCCATTGAGGTTCTCTCTGCATGAGTTTGAAGATATTACAGGGTTAAATTGTGATCCCTTTGACACGCAAGAACAATGGGATGTGGCTCATGAAGACTTTTGG CCCTTTTTCCGATCATCAGAAAATTGGCCTAGAGAGAAGCGTGTAATGGTTGGCTTGTTGTGTCTATTATCCATTGGCATATTTGGCATTTCAAGCAATAGTAGAATACCTCTGCATTTGGCGAAAAGGGTGATGGATCCAGCAGCTTTCCAACGCCATCCATGGGGTCGTGTGGCATTTACCAGCCTTGTGGATTCTATTAAAGTGGTGACATACGAAGAAAAGAAGAGTTACACACTACATGGTTGTGTTCATGCATTGCTTATTTGGATATACGAGTCTGTGCCAGGTTTAGGAGAGATATATGGGCATCGGATAGAGGAAGCTGAGGTTCCGCTTCTGTCATGGCATGGTTCTCGTCAGCGTATCAACTTCCCAAACTTCTGtgcacaagaaaagaaaaaatatcagAAG ATTCGTGTAAGGCATATGATTGTAAAGGCAATGGAGGATAGATATCCGAAATGGGGCGAAGATAAACCGCCTGATGATTTGGATAACATGATAGTTGACATCCTTAATGATCAGCTAAACGACAAGTTTTGGGATGTAGTGCCACTTACCAAGTGCCAGAAGAGAAAAACTCAAGTCAGTGCACCTAGTGTTCCTGAAAGAGTGGATACAAGCCCCTCCACAAAACGAAGGAAGGAGAAAGAAACTGCACCAGAAATGGTATGTATCACATGTTATTGA
- the LOC111199206 gene encoding obg-like ATPase 1, producing the protein MPPKAKAKDAGPVERPILGRFSSHLKIGIVGLPNVGKSTLFNTLTKLSIPAENFPFCTIEPNEARVNIPDDRFDWLCQLYKPKSEIPAFLEIHDIAGLVRGAHEGQGLGNNFLSHIRAVDGIFHVLRAFEDPDIIHVDDIVDPVRDLETITEELRLKDIEFIKKKIEDVEKSMKRSNDKALKVELELLLKVKAWLEEGKDVRFGDWKAADIEILNTFQLLSAKPVVYLINMNERDYQRKKNKFLPKIHAWVQEHGGDTMIPFSGVFERTLADMLPDEAAKYCEENKLQSALPRIIKTGFSAINLIYFFTAGPDEVKCWQIRRQSKAPQAAGAIHTDFERGFICAEVMKFEDLKELGNETAVKGAGKYRQEGKTYVVQDGDIIFFKFNVSGGGKK; encoded by the exons ATGCCTCCGAAAGCGAAAGCGAAGGATGCAGGTCCAGTAGAGAGGCCTATCCTTGGCCGTTTCTCTTCTCACCTCAAGATCGGAATC GTTGGGTTACCAAACGTGGGAAAGTCAACACTTTTCAACACACTAACGAAGCTTTCAATCCCAGCTGAGAACTTCCCCTTTTGTACCATTGAGCCCAACGAGGCACGCGTCAATATCCCCGATGACAGGTTTGATTGGCTTTGCCAGTTGTACAAGCCCAAGAGTGAG ATTCCAGCTTTCTTGGAAATTCATGACATTGCTGGCCTTGTTAGAGGCGCTCATGAAGGGCAGGGACTTGGAAACAACTTCTTGTCCCATATTCGTGCCGTTGATGGGATCTTCCATGTCTTAC GTGCGTTTGAAGATCCTGATATTATTCATGTTGATGATATTGTGGATCCTGTTAGAGATTTGGAGACCATTACTGAAGAATTGCGACTAAAG GATATTGAATTCATTAaaaagaagattgaagatgtcgAGAAGAGCATGAAGAGGAGCAATGACAAGGCGCTTAAAGTTGAACTTGAGCTCTTGCTAAAG GTGAAAGCTTGGCTGGAAGAAGGAAAGGATGTCCGTTTTGGAGACTGGAAAGCAGCTGATATCGAGATTTTGAACACTTTCCAATTGCTTTCCGCAAAGCCCGTTGTTTACTTG ATTAACATGAATGAGAGAGATTATCAGAGGAAGAAAAACAAGTTCTTGCCAAAGATTCATGCTTG GGTTCAAGAACACGGTGGTGATACTATGATTCCTTTCAGTGGTGTTTTTGAAAGGACTCTCGCTGATATGCTCCCAGACGAAGCAGCAAAGTATTGTGAGGAGAACAAACTACAAAG TGCTCTTCCGAGGATCATCAAAACTGGATTTTCAGCCATTAACCTCATATATTTCTTTACAGCGGGACCTGATGAG GTGAAGTGCTGGCAAATAAGACGTCAGTCAAAGGCTCCTCAAGCTGCAGGGGCCATTCATACTGATTTTGAGAGAGGATTTATTTGTGCCGAG GTCATGAAATTCGAGGATCTCAAGGAACTTGGCAATGAAACTGCAGTCAAG GGGGCAGGAAAATACAGACAGGAGGGGAAAACATATGTTGTTCAGGACGGAGATATCATTTTCTTCAAGTTCAACGTTTCCGGTGGTGGCAAGAAATGA
- the LOC106448928 gene encoding CDP-diacylglycerol--glycerol-3-phosphate 3-phosphatidyltransferase 1, chloroplastic, with translation MLRSSLASLIVDLNLRRTLRLSSPAAHLSRSSGCVFAPRHSSQKAITFRVQRCRPHHRVTPSFSSSSYPPPPSSSSKVLTLPTVLTLCRVAAVPLLVATFYVDGWWGATATTSIFVAAAVTDWLDGYLARKMKLGSAFGAFLDPVADKLMVAATLISLCTKPIDVAVLGPVPWLLTVPSIAIIGREITMSAVREWAASQNGKLLEAVAVNNLGKWKTATQMTALTILLASRDLSVGWLVASGAGLLYVSAGLSVWSLLVYMRMIWKVLLK, from the exons ATGCTCAGATCCAGCCTTGCTTCCTTAATCGTCGACCTCAATTTGCGGCGCACGTTACGTCTTTCTTCCCCGGCGGCGCATCTTAGCCGTTCCTCAGGCTGCGTTTTCGCTCCCCGTCACTCCTCCCAAAAAGCTATAACCTTTAGGGTTCAGCGATGTCGTCCCCACCACCGCGTAACACCctccttctcttcctcttcatacCCACCACCACCCTCCTCTTCCTCCAAAGTTCTTACACTGCCCACCGTCTTAACCCTTTGTCGTGTTGCTGCCGTTCCACTTCTCGTCGCAA CGTTCTACGTTGATGGTTGGTGGGGAGCAACTGCCACCACAAGCATCTTCGTTGCAGCAGCCGTTACTGACTGGCTTGACGGCTATCTTGCACGCaag ATGAAGTTAGGTTCTGCGTTTGGAGCGTTTTTGGATCCTGTTGCAGATAAG CTTATGGTCGCAGCTACACTCATCTCACTGTGTACAAAACCTATCGACGTTGCTGTGTTAGGACCAGTCCCATGGTTACTAACGGTACCGTCTATTGCAATCATTGGTAGAGAG ATTACAATGTCCGCAGTGAGAGAATGGGCTGCATCTCAAAATGGAAAGCTTCTAGAG GCCGTTGCGGTTAACAACTTGGGAAAGTGGAAAACCGCCACGCAGATGACAGCACTAACCATACTTCTCGCAAGCCGGGACCTCAGCGTTGGATGGCTCGTAGCTTCCGGTGCTGGGTTGCTTTATGTATCAGCAGGACTATCGGTTTGGTCTTTACTCGTTTATATGAGGATGATATGGAAAGTACTGCTGAAGTAG
- the LOC111199207 gene encoding trimethylguanosine synthase-like isoform X1, whose product MTIDEQSHLKKEEENGTNPKINRYWIQRYDLFSRYDEGIQIDEEGWYSVTHEEIAIKHAERCRGKVVIDCFAGVGGNTIQFAKVSSSVIAIDIDPMKVQMAMNNANVYGVANHVDFVVGDFFSLAPSLKGDVSFLSPPWGGPNYCKVESFKMDMLQPRDGYSLFKIVQSITPNIIMYLPKNVDLAQLEELASLSSPPLTLEIEESCIGGKMIAITAYFSRNAI is encoded by the exons ATGACTATCGACGAGCAATCGCACTTGAAGAAAG AGGAAGAAAATGGTACGAATCCTAAGATCAATAGGTACTGGATTCAACGTTACGATCTGTTCTCGAGGTATGACGAAGGTATCCAAATAGATGAAGAAGGATGGTACTCTGTGACTCATGAAGAGATCGCCATCAAACACGCAGAGAGGTGCCGTGGAAAAGTGGTGATTGATTGCTTCGCAGGCGTTGGTGGTAACACTATTCAATTTGCTAAAGT tTCTTCTTCTGTAATCGCTATCGACATTGATCCAATGAAAGTTCAAATGGCTATGAACAATGCAAACGTCTATGGAGTTGCTAATCATGTGGATTTTGTCGTTGGTGATTTCTTCAGTTTAGCTCCATCTCTCAAA GGAGATGTATCGTTTCTTTCTCCACCATGGGGAGGACCAAATTATTGCAAAGTCGAGAGTTTCAAGATGGATATGCTTCAGCCAAGAGACGG GTACTCATTGTTTAAGATTGTTCAGTCCATTACTCCTAATATCATCATGTATCTACCGAAAAATGTTGATTTAGCACAGTTGGAAGAACTGGCTTCCCTCTCGTCACCTCCCCTAACTCTTGAG ATAGAAGAAAGTTGTATTGGAGGCAAAATGATAGCCATAACGGCTTATTTTAGTCGCAATGCAATTTGA
- the LOC111199207 gene encoding trimethylguanosine synthase-like isoform X3, protein MTIDEQSHLKKEEENGTNPKINRYWIQRYDLFSRYDEGIQIDEEGWYSVTHEEIAIKHAERCRGKVVIDCFAGVGGNTIQFAKVSSSVIAIDIDPMKVQMAMNNANVYGVANHVDFVVGDFFSLAPSLKGDVSFLSPPWGGPNYCKVESFKMDMLQPRDGYSLFKIVQSITPNIIMYLPKNVDLAQLEELASLSSPPLTLEDSITWIFDTNSKHHS, encoded by the exons ATGACTATCGACGAGCAATCGCACTTGAAGAAAG AGGAAGAAAATGGTACGAATCCTAAGATCAATAGGTACTGGATTCAACGTTACGATCTGTTCTCGAGGTATGACGAAGGTATCCAAATAGATGAAGAAGGATGGTACTCTGTGACTCATGAAGAGATCGCCATCAAACACGCAGAGAGGTGCCGTGGAAAAGTGGTGATTGATTGCTTCGCAGGCGTTGGTGGTAACACTATTCAATTTGCTAAAGT tTCTTCTTCTGTAATCGCTATCGACATTGATCCAATGAAAGTTCAAATGGCTATGAACAATGCAAACGTCTATGGAGTTGCTAATCATGTGGATTTTGTCGTTGGTGATTTCTTCAGTTTAGCTCCATCTCTCAAA GGAGATGTATCGTTTCTTTCTCCACCATGGGGAGGACCAAATTATTGCAAAGTCGAGAGTTTCAAGATGGATATGCTTCAGCCAAGAGACGG GTACTCATTGTTTAAGATTGTTCAGTCCATTACTCCTAATATCATCATGTATCTACCGAAAAATGTTGATTTAGCACAGTTGGAAGAACTGGCTTCCCTCTCGTCACCTCCCCTAACTCTTGAG GATTCTATCACATGGATATTTGATACAAATTCAAAGCATCATTCGTAG